The genomic stretch TCTATCGGTTATCCTTCTTGTGCCAATGGATGGGGCAAAAACTCTAGCTAGTAGACCGACATTTCTTTGGTACATTAACTTGCCAGAAGAACCTAATAAGCCCACATCAAATAGGTTCTCAAATGTCAGTGACAAGAAAAACTCCATCAAGGTAACTTTCTTTTTGCGTGACGGGAATGAAACAAAATCGGTCAGAATCTTTGAAGCTGAAGGTAAAGCCGAGAAATCAGGGCTTTACAGATTTACATTGCCAGAAGTTGCACCTGAATTAGTTACAGGAAAAATACAACGTTGGCAGGTTCGTTGTGAAATGAACGGGATTCAAACTGACGTTTATGCCCCCATTCGACGGGATGTAGATCCTGCTGTTATAACAGCGATCGCTTCTAGCAACAACGATTTAGAGAAAGCAAGAATCTACGCCAAAAATACTTACTGGTATGATGCGCTCAATGCTTACACAAGCTGGCTATCTCAAAATCCTAAGGACAATGTAGCTAGTACTGAGCGCAATGAGTTATTAAAGGTCGGTTTGAAAAACCATTTCGCCTTTATAGTCAAATCAGAAGATGACAATAACACAACTGAAGAATTCAACTCAGCCAAATTTGCCAACTTT from Pseudanabaena sp. Chao 1811 encodes the following:
- a CDS encoding DUF928 domain-containing protein; this translates as MMLTKMATQHPRRKAIALNAICLGAVCLTSVVGCFGFAPSAFAQYGLGLPKSASAGGATRTTNIQILSVILLVPMDGAKTLASRPTFLWYINLPEEPNKPTSNRFSNVSDKKNSIKVTFFLRDGNETKSVRIFEAEGKAEKSGLYRFTLPEVAPELVTGKIQRWQVRCEMNGIQTDVYAPIRRDVDPAVITAIASSNNDLEKARIYAKNTYWYDALNAYTSWLSQNPKDNVASTERNELLKVGLKNHFAFIVKSEDDNNTTEEFNSAKFANFLSKLDENKNVISIELKPKKK